Proteins encoded within one genomic window of Amycolatopsis nigrescens CSC17Ta-90:
- a CDS encoding GNAT family N-acetyltransferase: protein MTEPLVTERLILRDWHVDDAPAALTVYGHADVARWLSPALDRVADLAAMRLLLQQWIAEDARMAAPAGRWAVQRREDDQVIGGVILLPLPPGNEDLEIGWQLRPDSWGQGYASEATRALAEWAFRHDADELFAVVRPGNTRAAATVRRNGMHWVGETSKYFGLDLQVFRLRRADLDGA, encoded by the coding sequence ATGACGGAACCTCTGGTCACCGAACGACTGATCCTCCGGGACTGGCACGTCGACGACGCACCCGCGGCGCTCACCGTCTACGGGCACGCCGACGTGGCGCGCTGGCTCAGCCCGGCGCTGGACCGGGTGGCCGATCTCGCCGCCATGCGACTGCTGTTGCAGCAGTGGATCGCGGAGGACGCCCGGATGGCGGCGCCCGCCGGCCGCTGGGCCGTGCAGCGCCGCGAGGACGACCAGGTCATCGGCGGGGTGATCCTGCTGCCGCTGCCGCCCGGCAACGAGGACCTGGAGATCGGCTGGCAGCTCAGGCCGGACAGCTGGGGGCAGGGTTACGCCAGCGAGGCCACCCGCGCGCTCGCGGAATGGGCCTTCCGCCACGACGCCGACGAACTGTTCGCGGTGGTCCGGCCGGGCAACACCAGGGCCGCGGCCACCGTGCGACGCAACGGAATGCACTGGGTCGGCGAGACCAGCAAGTACTTCGGGCTCGACCTGCAGGTGTTCCGGTTGCGCCGAGCGGACCTCGACGGCGCCTGA
- a CDS encoding pirin family protein has translation MSNLDPSPAVTPCRSAAEGGQVAEFFDARAVPLGGIRGIEVERVLPQRRLPTVGAWCFLDRFGPQRADMRVLPHPHTGLQTVTWPLAGEIRHRDSLGSDVLLRPGQLNLMTGGRGIAHSEFSAGDRPLLHALQLWVALPAGQAGIEPGFEQHTELPAFQADGLRATVFMGALGPVVSPATTHTPLVGAEVEVTAGAAAHLPLRPDFEHAVLVVEGELEVSGSTVTPGPLLYLGTGRETLSLRTAHGARAVLLGGLPFPDDLVMWWNFVGRSHEEIAAAREDWESDDPVRFGLVPGHDGARIPAPELPGVRLTPRRR, from the coding sequence ATGAGCAACCTCGATCCCAGCCCGGCCGTGACGCCCTGCCGGTCGGCGGCCGAGGGCGGCCAGGTCGCGGAGTTCTTCGACGCGAGGGCGGTGCCGCTGGGCGGTATCCGGGGAATCGAGGTCGAGCGGGTCCTGCCCCAGCGGAGGTTGCCGACCGTTGGCGCGTGGTGCTTTCTCGACCGCTTCGGCCCGCAGCGCGCCGACATGCGGGTTCTGCCGCATCCGCACACCGGCCTGCAGACGGTGACCTGGCCGCTGGCAGGGGAGATCCGGCACCGGGACAGCCTCGGCAGCGATGTGCTGCTGCGCCCCGGCCAGCTGAACCTGATGACCGGCGGGCGCGGGATCGCGCATTCCGAGTTCTCCGCCGGCGACCGGCCGCTGCTGCACGCCCTGCAGCTGTGGGTGGCGCTGCCGGCCGGGCAGGCCGGTATCGAACCGGGTTTCGAGCAGCACACCGAACTGCCCGCGTTCCAGGCCGACGGGCTGCGCGCGACGGTGTTCATGGGCGCGCTCGGGCCGGTGGTCTCACCGGCGACCACGCACACCCCGCTGGTGGGCGCCGAGGTCGAGGTCACCGCCGGTGCGGCGGCGCATCTCCCGCTGCGCCCGGACTTCGAGCACGCCGTGCTGGTCGTCGAGGGCGAGTTGGAGGTCAGCGGCAGCACCGTCACCCCGGGGCCGCTGCTCTACCTCGGCACCGGACGCGAAACGCTTTCCCTGCGCACGGCGCACGGCGCGCGTGCCGTCCTGCTCGGCGGCCTGCCGTTCCCGGACGATCTGGTGATGTGGTGGAACTTCGTCGGCCGCAGTCATGAGGAGATCGCCGCCGCCCGCGAGGACTGGGAGAGCGACGATCCCGTCCGGTTCGGACTGGTCCCCGGACACGACGGTGCCCGCATCCCGGCGCCGGAACTGCCCGGGGTGCGCCTCACTCCCCGCCGCCGCTGA
- a CDS encoding SDR family NAD(P)-dependent oxidoreductase → MNAPARTLLMTGASRGLGRKAAVQLLRDHPEQHLLLTARGGDGPRLAAELTSESGNPNVSTIACDLASLGDVRSAAAELGRRLDAAELPPLGGFLGNAGLQMTSATRTTADGFETTFGVNVLANYLLLRLLLGRFESRSRIIIVGSDVHFGDFKHNLGLIPAPRWTDVERLAAPGTGRAADSTREGRRAYATSKLAVIYLVHALARRLPPGTDVYSYNPGLVPGTGLVRDADPVSRFVARTALHLVRATPFATGPDAAGRLLARTAAGPRPGESGGYLDRGRLVVSSAESYDETREEELWTVAAKLCELPADEPAALSGGGE, encoded by the coding sequence ATGAACGCACCCGCCCGCACTCTGCTGATGACCGGTGCCAGTCGCGGCCTTGGCCGGAAAGCGGCCGTACAACTACTTCGCGACCACCCGGAGCAGCACCTGCTGCTGACCGCACGCGGCGGGGACGGGCCTCGACTCGCGGCAGAACTCACCTCGGAAAGCGGCAATCCGAACGTCTCCACGATCGCCTGCGATCTCGCCTCGCTCGGTGACGTGCGCTCGGCCGCGGCCGAGCTCGGCCGCCGGCTCGACGCGGCGGAACTGCCCCCGCTCGGCGGCTTCCTCGGCAACGCCGGCCTGCAGATGACCTCGGCCACCCGCACCACCGCGGACGGCTTCGAAACGACCTTCGGGGTCAACGTGCTCGCGAACTACCTGCTGCTGCGGCTACTTCTCGGCCGCTTCGAGAGCCGGTCGCGGATCATCATCGTCGGCAGCGACGTGCACTTCGGCGACTTCAAGCACAACCTCGGGCTGATCCCCGCTCCCCGCTGGACCGACGTCGAGCGGCTCGCCGCACCTGGCACCGGCCGGGCGGCGGACTCCACCCGAGAGGGCCGCCGGGCCTACGCGACCAGCAAGCTGGCGGTGATCTACCTGGTGCACGCACTGGCGCGGCGGCTGCCGCCCGGCACCGACGTGTACAGCTACAACCCTGGCCTGGTGCCGGGCACCGGGCTCGTCCGCGACGCCGATCCGGTGTCCCGTTTCGTCGCCCGCACCGCCCTGCACCTGGTGCGGGCCACCCCGTTCGCGACGGGACCGGACGCGGCGGGGCGACTGCTCGCACGCACCGCGGCGGGACCGCGGCCCGGCGAGTCCGGCGGCTACCTCGATCGCGGCAGGCTCGTCGTGTCCTCGGCCGAGTCCTACGACGAGACGCGCGAGGAGGAACTCTGGACCGTGGCCGCGAAGCTCTGCGAACTTCCCGCCGACGAGCCGGCGGCGCTCAGCGGCGGCGGGGAGTGA
- a CDS encoding TetR/AcrR family transcriptional regulator, which translates to MTERPPLRERKQQRAREAIVEAAFELFAERGFAEVTVADIADRADVGRTTFFRYFGDKQEVVFADEQQMLDQLVESHRALPGRDAPDLAEALAQIRLAVAAMCTEATRDARRYLLHERLLEENPELHDRGGRKLRRFTEAIGEILRARGASEQTAALAPELGLACYQAGHRLAGSDPEALAVAVDAAFELLESR; encoded by the coding sequence GTGACCGAACGTCCTCCTCTTCGTGAGCGCAAGCAGCAACGAGCCAGGGAAGCGATCGTCGAAGCGGCGTTCGAGCTCTTCGCCGAGCGTGGTTTCGCCGAGGTCACCGTTGCCGACATCGCCGATCGCGCGGACGTCGGCCGGACCACCTTCTTCCGGTATTTCGGCGACAAGCAGGAGGTCGTCTTCGCCGACGAGCAGCAGATGCTCGACCAGCTGGTGGAAAGCCACCGCGCGCTGCCGGGGCGGGACGCCCCGGACCTCGCCGAAGCGCTCGCGCAGATCCGGCTGGCGGTCGCCGCGATGTGCACCGAGGCCACCAGGGACGCCCGGCGTTATCTGCTGCACGAGCGGCTGCTCGAAGAGAACCCGGAGCTGCACGACCGCGGCGGCCGGAAACTGCGGCGGTTCACCGAGGCGATCGGGGAGATCCTCCGCGCGCGCGGTGCCTCCGAGCAGACCGCCGCGCTCGCCCCCGAACTCGGCCTGGCCTGCTATCAGGCGGGTCACCGGCTCGCCGGCAGCGACCCGGAAGCGCTCGCCGTCGCCGTGGACGCGGCCTTCGAACTGCTCGAAAGCCGGTGA
- a CDS encoding NAD(P)-dependent oxidoreductase yields the protein MTRHNQGGHTPVTVLGLGMMGAALANAFLRNGHPTTVWNRTAGKADGLVSQGATRAATVADAVSASPLVVICVTTYAGAREILDQAGHGVQGKTLVALNTGTPRDAAATATWAAEHGADYLDGAIMNVPQAIGDPETLLLYSGSEAAFGAYRPILTELGGDAHHLGGDPSLAKLYEMAVGGMLMPALVGFLHGAALLGTAKAEAKTLIPFTTKWLQMVIDLLPDMAREVDAGEYATDVSALGLYQEAIVHEIEVSEEAGVDTGWLRPLKTLIDRGVAAGHGGDSFTSVIELLRKPV from the coding sequence ATGACAAGGCACAACCAGGGCGGCCACACCCCGGTCACGGTGCTCGGCCTCGGGATGATGGGTGCCGCGCTGGCGAACGCGTTCCTGCGCAACGGCCACCCGACCACCGTCTGGAACCGGACGGCCGGCAAGGCCGACGGCCTGGTGTCCCAAGGCGCAACCCGCGCGGCGACGGTCGCCGACGCGGTGTCGGCGAGCCCGCTGGTGGTCATCTGCGTGACCACCTACGCCGGGGCGCGGGAGATCCTCGACCAAGCCGGGCACGGCGTCCAAGGCAAAACGCTGGTGGCGCTCAACACCGGCACGCCGCGGGACGCCGCCGCGACCGCCACCTGGGCCGCCGAGCACGGGGCGGACTACCTGGACGGGGCGATCATGAACGTGCCGCAGGCCATCGGCGATCCCGAGACCCTGTTGCTCTACAGCGGCTCCGAGGCCGCGTTCGGCGCGTACCGGCCGATACTGACCGAACTCGGCGGCGACGCCCACCACCTCGGCGGTGACCCGAGCCTGGCGAAGCTGTACGAAATGGCCGTCGGCGGCATGCTGATGCCGGCGCTGGTGGGCTTCCTGCACGGCGCCGCGTTGCTCGGCACGGCGAAGGCCGAGGCGAAGACGCTGATCCCGTTCACCACCAAGTGGCTGCAGATGGTCATCGACCTGCTGCCCGACATGGCGCGCGAGGTGGACGCGGGCGAGTACGCGACGGACGTCTCCGCGCTCGGCCTGTACCAGGAGGCGATCGTGCACGAGATCGAGGTGAGCGAAGAAGCCGGTGTCGACACCGGGTGGCTGCGTCCGCTCAAGACGCTCATCGACAGAGGAGTCGCCGCGGGCCATGGCGGGGACAGCTTCACCAGCGTGATCGAGCTGCTCCGGAAGCCGGTTTAG
- a CDS encoding BTAD domain-containing putative transcriptional regulator, with protein MRFGVFGPVAVWTADGTPVRVPELKVRALLACLLVRGGRPVSADRLIEDLWGERPPADPAAALRGKVSQLRRALEDAEPGGRELVVHQPPGYLLRVQPGAVDVDRFEDLVARARESADPGEQAELLAEALALWRGPALADFEDEEFARATAARLEEQRLAAVEDEAEARLALGRHGGLAGELGELVTRHPLRERLRGLQLRALYRSGRQGEALAGYEDLRARLAAELGVEPGPELLALHRAILAQDPELAAPPVAVRPRTNLPVALGDLIGRDEAVADLRASLGTHRLVTLVGPGGVGKTRLAMATAAGLTGEFPDGVWVVDLTGRTGGDRVTEVTAAALGVRDVLGPKPVPLPDRLADALRANRTLLVFDNCEQAVEPVALLAARLLAAAPGLRVLATSQEPLGLAGELRWHVPALELPGREAAPEDLRRFSAVRFFTARAAAAAPGFALDEDNAEAVAAICRRLDGLPLALELAANRVRAVGVHRLAAGLDDRFRLLAAGHRDAPARQRTLRATIDWSWQLLTEAERVVLRRLAVVAESCTLAAAEEICAGAGVRPGDVLELLARLVDRSLVVPVEGEDGPRYRLLESVAAYCAERLEQAGELDRVRQRHHRYYTELAERAESRLRGPEQGRWLKRLDADSANLRAALDGAEPALALRLVAALAWYWLLRGRLTEARRSLVTALSAENGGGETSATCASAVSWLAGIAMLTVTGTDLLERGREALAGYEQVDDPRGLAMAEWFLGYAQWGMGDPAVSRRLVDSALAGFRAVADRWGIAAALAVRSTQAMSTGDLAAAKRDGEQSAAIFEDLGDGWGRLQGKQNLGTLAEITGDYRLAGRLHREGLRIAEELGLWHEVAHQLARLGRTALLDGDPALAERLHERSRRLAVEQSDLAARHFAELGLALGARRQGKLDLAESYLRSWLDWCRELDGDPGAALILAELGFVAELRGEPEAALSLHEEGLAAARATGDPRAVALAHEGMAGAHALAGRFADAARLLGAAAATRAAVHAPLPPAERGDVDRITAVVVAAIGETAFTAAFEA; from the coding sequence GTGCGTTTCGGGGTGTTCGGGCCGGTGGCCGTCTGGACGGCGGACGGCACTCCGGTACGGGTTCCGGAGCTGAAGGTCCGCGCCCTGCTGGCCTGCCTGCTGGTGCGCGGCGGACGGCCGGTGTCGGCGGACCGCCTGATCGAGGACCTCTGGGGCGAGCGGCCACCCGCCGATCCGGCCGCGGCCTTGCGCGGCAAGGTTTCCCAGCTGCGGCGGGCGTTGGAGGACGCGGAGCCGGGCGGCCGGGAACTGGTGGTGCACCAGCCGCCGGGTTATCTGCTGCGCGTGCAGCCCGGCGCGGTGGACGTGGATCGGTTCGAGGACCTGGTCGCCCGTGCGCGCGAGAGCGCGGACCCAGGAGAGCAGGCGGAACTGCTGGCGGAGGCGCTGGCGTTGTGGCGCGGCCCGGCGCTGGCCGACTTCGAGGACGAGGAGTTCGCCCGCGCCACCGCGGCCAGGCTGGAGGAGCAGCGGCTGGCCGCGGTGGAGGACGAGGCCGAAGCGCGCCTCGCGCTCGGCCGGCACGGCGGGCTGGCCGGTGAACTGGGTGAGCTGGTAACGCGCCATCCGTTGCGGGAGCGGCTGCGCGGGTTGCAGCTACGCGCGCTGTACCGGTCGGGACGGCAGGGCGAGGCGCTGGCCGGTTACGAAGACCTCCGCGCGAGGCTGGCCGCGGAGCTCGGCGTCGAACCCGGTCCGGAGCTGCTGGCCCTGCACCGGGCGATCCTGGCGCAGGATCCAGAACTGGCCGCGCCACCCGTCGCGGTGCGGCCCCGGACCAACCTGCCCGTCGCGCTCGGCGACCTGATCGGCCGGGACGAAGCGGTCGCGGATCTGCGCGCGTCGCTCGGCACGCACCGGCTGGTCACGCTGGTCGGCCCCGGCGGGGTGGGCAAGACCCGGCTGGCGATGGCCACCGCGGCCGGGCTCACCGGCGAGTTTCCCGACGGAGTCTGGGTCGTCGACCTCACCGGACGGACCGGCGGCGACCGGGTGACCGAGGTGACGGCGGCCGCGCTCGGCGTCCGGGACGTGCTCGGCCCGAAGCCGGTGCCGCTGCCAGACCGGCTCGCGGATGCCTTGCGCGCCAACCGGACGCTGCTCGTCTTCGACAACTGCGAGCAGGCGGTGGAGCCGGTCGCCCTGCTCGCCGCGCGGCTGCTCGCGGCCGCACCGGGACTGCGGGTGCTGGCCACCAGTCAGGAGCCGCTCGGCCTTGCCGGCGAACTGCGGTGGCACGTGCCGGCACTGGAGCTGCCCGGCCGGGAAGCGGCGCCCGAGGATCTGCGGCGGTTCAGCGCGGTGCGGTTCTTCACCGCGCGGGCGGCCGCGGCCGCGCCGGGTTTCGCGCTAGACGAAGACAATGCCGAGGCCGTGGCCGCGATCTGCCGCCGGCTGGACGGGCTGCCGCTGGCGCTGGAGCTGGCCGCGAACCGGGTGCGGGCGGTGGGGGTGCACCGGTTGGCGGCCGGGCTGGACGACCGGTTCCGGCTGCTCGCCGCCGGGCACCGGGACGCGCCGGCGAGGCAGCGGACGCTCCGGGCGACGATCGACTGGAGCTGGCAGCTGCTCACCGAGGCCGAACGGGTCGTGCTGCGGCGGCTGGCCGTGGTCGCGGAAAGCTGCACACTGGCCGCCGCCGAAGAGATCTGCGCCGGTGCCGGGGTACGGCCGGGGGACGTGCTCGAACTGCTGGCCAGGCTGGTGGACCGGTCGCTGGTCGTCCCGGTCGAAGGCGAGGACGGGCCGCGGTACCGGCTGCTCGAGTCGGTGGCCGCGTACTGCGCCGAACGGCTCGAGCAGGCCGGTGAGCTCGACCGGGTGCGACAGCGGCATCACCGGTACTACACCGAACTCGCCGAGCGGGCCGAGTCGCGGCTGCGCGGCCCGGAACAGGGACGGTGGCTGAAGCGGCTGGACGCCGATTCCGCGAACCTGCGTGCCGCGCTCGATGGCGCCGAACCCGCGCTCGCCCTGCGGCTGGTCGCCGCGCTGGCCTGGTACTGGCTCCTGCGCGGCCGGCTCACCGAGGCCCGCCGGTCGCTGGTCACGGCGCTGTCCGCGGAGAACGGCGGCGGGGAGACTTCGGCCACCTGTGCCTCGGCCGTGTCCTGGCTGGCCGGTATCGCGATGCTCACCGTCACCGGCACGGATCTGCTGGAGCGCGGCAGGGAAGCGCTGGCCGGCTACGAGCAGGTCGACGATCCGCGCGGGCTGGCGATGGCGGAGTGGTTCCTCGGTTACGCGCAGTGGGGCATGGGCGATCCCGCGGTCAGCCGCCGGCTGGTGGACAGCGCGCTCGCCGGGTTCCGCGCGGTGGCGGACCGGTGGGGGATCGCGGCCGCGCTGGCCGTGCGATCCACCCAGGCGATGTCGACGGGTGACCTGGCCGCCGCGAAACGGGACGGGGAGCAGAGCGCCGCGATCTTCGAGGACCTCGGCGACGGCTGGGGCCGGTTGCAGGGCAAGCAGAACCTCGGCACGCTCGCCGAGATCACCGGCGACTACCGGCTGGCTGGCCGGTTGCACCGGGAGGGGCTGCGCATCGCCGAGGAACTCGGGCTCTGGCACGAGGTCGCCCATCAGCTGGCCAGGCTCGGCCGGACGGCGCTGCTGGACGGCGACCCTGCGCTGGCCGAGCGGTTGCATGAACGCTCCCGGCGGCTCGCGGTCGAGCAGTCGGACCTGGCCGCGCGACACTTCGCCGAGCTCGGGCTCGCCCTCGGTGCCCGCCGCCAAGGCAAGCTCGACCTGGCCGAGTCGTACCTGCGGAGCTGGCTGGACTGGTGCCGCGAGCTGGATGGCGATCCCGGCGCCGCGCTGATCCTGGCCGAACTCGGCTTCGTCGCCGAACTCCGCGGCGAGCCGGAGGCCGCGCTTTCCCTGCACGAAGAAGGTTTGGCCGCCGCACGCGCCACCGGCGACCCCCGTGCCGTCGCCCTCGCCCACGAGGGCATGGCCGGTGCGCACGCGCTGGCCGGCCGGTTCGCCGACGCCGCGCGGCTGCTGGGCGCCGCCGCCGCAACCCGTGCGGCCGTGCACGCGCCCCTGCCCCCGGCCGAACGCGGCGATGTCGACCGGATCACCGCGGTGGTCGTGGCCGCCATCGGCGAAACCGCCTTCACCGCCGCGTTCGAAGCATAA
- a CDS encoding nitroreductase/quinone reductase family protein, which translates to MIDNYGFTEFQRQVIAEFRANGGKVGGMFEGWALVLLTTVGARSGLRRTNPLGYLEIDGQPLVVASAMGAPASPAWYHNIRKNPMVTVETGTETYPAIAAIPAGEERDALFAEVVRRDPGFGEYQAKTTRTIPVVTLHRVEPGADRVRGLGDFLVESHDWLRQELTDLRRQLNADPAAIERTPPGLAQELRTHCLTFCEALKEHHTGEELGAFPMLAQRFPALAPALAKLSEEHAVVARLQAEIQRLVDGYRPGESDPAALRAELDRLAAELEAHFAWEERTVVTALNAMGPAPEF; encoded by the coding sequence ATGATCGATAATTATGGTTTCACCGAGTTTCAACGGCAGGTAATTGCGGAGTTCCGCGCCAACGGCGGCAAAGTCGGCGGCATGTTCGAGGGCTGGGCGCTGGTCCTGCTGACCACCGTCGGCGCCAGGAGCGGCCTGCGCCGCACGAACCCGCTGGGCTATCTGGAAATCGACGGGCAGCCGCTGGTCGTCGCGTCCGCGATGGGTGCGCCGGCCAGTCCGGCCTGGTACCACAACATTCGGAAGAACCCGATGGTCACCGTCGAAACCGGTACCGAGACCTATCCGGCGATCGCGGCCATTCCGGCCGGGGAAGAACGCGATGCGCTATTCGCGGAAGTGGTGCGGCGAGACCCTGGATTCGGCGAGTACCAGGCCAAGACCACCCGGACCATTCCGGTCGTGACCCTGCACCGGGTGGAACCGGGCGCCGACCGGGTCAGGGGCCTCGGCGATTTCCTGGTGGAAAGCCACGACTGGTTGCGGCAGGAGCTGACCGACCTCCGCCGCCAGCTGAACGCGGATCCCGCGGCGATCGAGCGGACGCCGCCCGGCCTGGCGCAGGAGCTGCGCACGCACTGCCTGACCTTCTGCGAGGCGCTGAAGGAGCACCACACCGGGGAGGAACTGGGTGCTTTCCCGATGCTGGCGCAGCGGTTCCCCGCGCTCGCTCCGGCACTGGCGAAGCTTTCCGAAGAACACGCCGTGGTGGCGCGGCTGCAGGCGGAGATCCAGCGGCTGGTCGACGGCTACCGGCCCGGTGAGAGCGACCCCGCTGCACTCCGCGCCGAACTCGACCGCCTGGCGGCCGAGCTGGAAGCCCATTTCGCTTGGGAGGAAAGGACCGTCGTCACCGCACTCAACGCGATGGGCCCGGCACCCGAGTTCTAG
- a CDS encoding PPOX class F420-dependent oxidoreductase codes for MSFTDEEIAYLRAQPIARVATVGGGEQPDVVPLAFEFDGTCFWVGGSGPSVAGTRKFRNVLAGHGKVALVVDDLVSFEPFIARCVRVYGEADGPVERSGIAGPGLYLRITPTISWSWNMAGEPVGDTWYEPRRTVHG; via the coding sequence ATGTCGTTCACCGACGAAGAGATCGCGTACCTGCGAGCACAGCCGATCGCCAGGGTGGCGACCGTGGGCGGGGGCGAGCAGCCTGACGTGGTGCCGCTCGCGTTCGAGTTCGACGGGACGTGCTTCTGGGTAGGCGGGAGCGGGCCGTCGGTGGCCGGCACCCGCAAGTTCCGCAACGTGCTCGCCGGGCACGGGAAGGTCGCGCTGGTGGTGGACGACCTGGTGTCGTTCGAGCCGTTCATCGCGCGGTGCGTGCGGGTGTACGGCGAGGCCGACGGGCCCGTGGAGCGGAGCGGGATCGCCGGCCCCGGCCTGTACCTGCGCATCACCCCGACCATCTCGTGGAGCTGGAACATGGCGGGCGAACCCGTCGGCGACACCTGGTACGAGCCGAGGCGGACGGTCCACGGCTAG
- a CDS encoding MerR family transcriptional regulator: protein MVPSTNGVTIGQAAAFAGVTVKTVRHYHQHGLLAEPRRDSSGYRRYGSADLLRLVQVRTLAAAGVPLAEVGPLLDADTEQFAAALTDVERRLTERIADLIARRDTLRQLADGDRLLLPGRALAILDRLTELGFDPDYTAGQREAMVLARALAPEFFDLFLTQLEHRLDDPEFIDLTKRGWDAQSWDPDDPRIDELASALADNLLANRELLAMPAGYQPRSDDASRYGLINHHREGQAPTSWARLNALVEAKLRSAGVPIPYQ from the coding sequence ATGGTTCCCTCGACCAACGGCGTCACGATCGGCCAGGCGGCGGCGTTCGCCGGGGTCACGGTGAAGACCGTGCGGCACTACCACCAGCACGGGCTGCTCGCCGAACCGCGCCGCGACAGCTCCGGCTACCGGCGGTACGGATCGGCCGACCTGCTGCGGCTGGTCCAGGTGCGCACCCTGGCCGCCGCCGGCGTACCGCTGGCCGAAGTCGGACCGCTGCTCGACGCCGACACCGAGCAGTTCGCCGCCGCACTCACCGATGTCGAACGGCGCCTCACCGAGCGGATCGCCGACCTGATCGCCCGCCGCGACACCCTGCGGCAGCTCGCCGACGGCGACCGGCTCCTGCTGCCCGGCCGCGCTCTCGCGATCCTGGACCGGCTCACCGAGCTCGGCTTCGATCCCGACTACACGGCCGGCCAACGGGAAGCCATGGTGCTGGCCAGGGCACTGGCGCCGGAGTTCTTCGACCTCTTCCTGACCCAACTCGAACACCGGCTCGACGACCCCGAGTTCATCGACCTCACCAAGCGCGGCTGGGACGCGCAGTCCTGGGACCCGGACGACCCCCGGATCGACGAGCTGGCTTCCGCGCTGGCCGACAACCTGCTGGCCAACCGCGAGCTGCTGGCGATGCCGGCGGGTTACCAGCCCCGATCCGACGACGCCAGCCGATACGGGCTGATCAACCACCACCGCGAAGGCCAGGCACCGACGAGCTGGGCACGGCTCAACGCGCTCGTCGAGGCCAAACTGCGCTCCGCGGGCGTACCCATCCCGTACCAATGA
- a CDS encoding serine hydrolase domain-containing protein, with product MTNNITSTARLATRIFRRATVTALAVTLLAGTAAPGVATAQQDRPALQEAIQEFVDIGFAGMQLRVHDQRGEWVGSAGVRKLGEAAKPPTNGRFRIGSNTKTFVATVVLQLVAEGKVGLDNPVNDYLPQFGLDRRITVRMLLQQTSGLFDHTGTVLPDGTVVPGLPSTGKEWVDNRFHTYQPDELVRFALAKPPLFAPGTDWNYSNTNYTLAALLIEKITGRSYAAEMQRRLLRPLGLRGTVVPGAWPGIPGPHAHGYYRYQDGGQPTTVDVTRQNPSLLFGAGDLISTTQDLHTFFSALMGGRLLPGPLLAEMRRPNPKVGYGLGLFVEDAGCGVPVLRHNGSTIGYGALMYSTPDGSKTLTASITGGHGETDLEKEYPKALNKLLREVFCGGQAG from the coding sequence ATGACGAACAACATCACTTCCACGGCTCGGCTCGCTACGCGGATCTTCCGCCGGGCGACGGTCACGGCGCTGGCGGTCACGCTGCTGGCCGGGACGGCCGCACCCGGAGTAGCCACCGCCCAGCAGGACCGCCCGGCGCTGCAGGAGGCCATCCAGGAATTCGTCGACATCGGTTTCGCCGGCATGCAGTTGCGCGTGCACGATCAGCGGGGCGAGTGGGTGGGCAGCGCCGGGGTGCGCAAGCTGGGCGAGGCCGCGAAACCGCCGACGAACGGGCGGTTCCGGATCGGCAGCAACACCAAGACCTTCGTCGCGACCGTGGTGCTGCAACTGGTGGCCGAGGGCAAGGTCGGGCTGGACAACCCGGTGAATGACTACCTGCCGCAGTTCGGTTTGGACCGGCGGATCACGGTGCGGATGCTGCTGCAGCAGACCAGCGGGTTGTTCGACCACACCGGCACGGTGCTGCCCGACGGGACGGTCGTGCCGGGGCTCCCCTCGACGGGCAAGGAATGGGTGGACAACCGGTTCCACACCTACCAGCCCGACGAGCTGGTCCGGTTCGCGTTGGCCAAGCCGCCGCTGTTCGCCCCGGGGACGGACTGGAACTACTCCAACACCAACTACACGCTGGCCGCACTGCTGATCGAGAAGATCACCGGCCGCTCCTACGCCGCCGAGATGCAGCGGCGGCTCCTGCGGCCACTTGGCCTGCGGGGCACTGTGGTGCCGGGTGCGTGGCCGGGAATCCCCGGACCGCACGCCCACGGCTACTACCGCTACCAGGACGGCGGCCAACCGACGACGGTCGACGTCACCCGCCAGAATCCCTCCCTGCTGTTCGGCGCCGGCGACCTGATCTCGACCACCCAGGATCTCCACACGTTCTTCTCCGCGCTGATGGGCGGGAGGCTGCTGCCGGGTCCGCTGCTGGCCGAGATGCGCAGGCCGAACCCGAAGGTCGGCTACGGCCTCGGACTGTTCGTGGAGGACGCGGGCTGCGGCGTCCCCGTCCTGCGGCACAACGGCAGCACCATCGGCTACGGGGCGTTGATGTACAGCACGCCCGACGGCAGCAAGACCCTGACCGCCTCGATAACCGGCGGGCACGGCGAAACCGACCTGGAAAAGGAGTACCCGAAGGCGTTGAACAAGCTCCTCAGGGAGGTGTTCTGCGGTGGGCAGGCGGGTTGA